From the genome of Thermoflexus hugenholtzii, one region includes:
- a CDS encoding radical SAM protein: MRYAERPLLIYWELTRACDLACRHCRAEAIPQRDPRELSTEEGFALLERLTAFGDPRPHLVLTGGDPLKRPDLFDLIAEARRLGFLVALTPSGTYALTEAVIDRLKAAGIWMLALSLDGSTATRHDALRGVPGSFAQTVRAARWAAAAGLPLQINTLVCAETLEDLPAMVERVKELGARRWSLFFLIPTGRGRLLREISPEESERLMHWLIDLAPQVPFEIKTTEAHHYRRVLVQRANGHLPPAARRGFGVRDGNGIMFISHIGEIYPSGFLPIPLGNVRREDPVAIYREHPLFVALRDPDALKGKCGRCPFRAICGGSRARAYAVTGDPLESDPLCPYLPA, encoded by the coding sequence ATGCGCTACGCGGAGCGCCCGTTGCTCATCTACTGGGAGCTGACCCGCGCGTGCGATCTGGCCTGCCGGCATTGCCGGGCGGAGGCCATCCCCCAGCGGGATCCGCGGGAGCTCTCCACGGAGGAAGGCTTCGCCCTGCTGGAGCGCCTGACGGCCTTCGGGGATCCCCGGCCCCACCTCGTGTTAACAGGAGGGGATCCTCTGAAGCGCCCGGATCTCTTCGATCTGATCGCGGAGGCCCGGCGCCTGGGCTTTCTGGTGGCGCTGACCCCCAGCGGCACCTACGCCCTCACCGAGGCGGTGATCGACCGGCTGAAGGCCGCAGGGATCTGGATGCTGGCCCTGAGCCTGGATGGGTCCACGGCGACGCGGCACGACGCCCTGCGGGGGGTGCCGGGGAGCTTCGCCCAGACCGTGCGGGCGGCCCGCTGGGCGGCAGCGGCCGGGTTGCCTCTCCAGATCAACACCCTGGTGTGCGCCGAGACCCTGGAGGATCTCCCGGCCATGGTGGAGCGGGTGAAGGAGCTGGGGGCCCGCCGCTGGAGCCTCTTCTTCCTGATCCCCACCGGCCGCGGCCGGCTCCTCCGCGAGATCTCGCCGGAGGAGAGCGAACGCCTGATGCACTGGCTCATCGACCTGGCCCCCCAGGTGCCCTTCGAGATCAAGACCACCGAGGCCCATCACTACCGTCGGGTCCTGGTGCAGCGGGCGAACGGTCATCTGCCTCCCGCCGCGCGCCGCGGGTTTGGGGTTCGGGATGGCAACGGCATCATGTTCATCTCCCACATCGGAGAGATCTACCCGTCGGGCTTCCTGCCCATCCCGCTGGGGAACGTGCGCCGGGAGGACCCGGTGGCCATCTATCGGGAGCATCCCCTCTTCGTCGCCCTGCGGGATCCAGACGCGCTGAAGGGGAAATGCGGGCGCTGTCCTTTCCGGGCCATCTGCGGCGGATCCCGGGCCCGGGCTTACGCCGTCACCGGGGATCCCCTGGAGAGCGATCCCCTGTGCCCGTATCTCCCGGCATAA
- a CDS encoding chlorite dismutase family protein: MEKTVLGHFAFFRLTEAFWALPAAQRRAQAAAWWEQISRAAARAYLYQVFPTRVEADLLVWSAEPVEATETPTRFFERFARAVHSCRTLVQPVLTLWGFTRPSIYAAGRSPQEIDPFEEDRRPYLIVYPFVKTTDWYLMSKDARQGMMNEHIRVGKQYPAIRQWLLYAFGLQDQEFVVVYEAEDLVLFSDLVQALRGTEARRYTLRDTPIFTALYRPLEAALDLLG, translated from the coding sequence ATGGAGAAAACCGTGCTCGGGCACTTCGCCTTCTTCCGTTTGACTGAAGCTTTCTGGGCGCTGCCCGCCGCCCAGCGGCGGGCGCAGGCCGCCGCCTGGTGGGAGCAGATCTCCCGGGCCGCGGCCCGGGCCTACCTGTATCAGGTCTTCCCCACCCGCGTCGAGGCCGATCTCCTGGTCTGGAGCGCGGAGCCTGTGGAGGCGACGGAGACCCCGACCCGGTTCTTCGAGCGGTTCGCCCGGGCCGTTCACAGCTGCCGCACGCTCGTCCAGCCCGTCCTGACCCTGTGGGGCTTCACCCGCCCCTCGATCTACGCCGCCGGGCGCTCCCCCCAGGAGATCGACCCCTTTGAGGAGGATCGCCGACCTTACCTGATCGTGTATCCCTTCGTCAAGACGACGGACTGGTATCTCATGAGCAAGGACGCCCGCCAGGGGATGATGAACGAGCACATCCGGGTGGGGAAACAATACCCGGCGATCCGTCAGTGGTTGCTTTACGCCTTCGGCCTCCAGGACCAGGAGTTCGTGGTGGTCTATGAGGCCGAGGACCTGGTCCTGTTCTCCGACCTGGTTCAGGCCCTGCGGGGCACGGAGGCCCGCCGCTACACCCTGCGGGACACCCCCATCTTCACCGCGCTCTACCGGCCGCTGGAGGCGGCCCTGGACCTGCTCGGATGA
- the hemB gene encoding porphobilinogen synthase → MAQVLSSIRVEPIDRLRRLRRTEGLRALAREISLTPEDFIYPLFVRPGRNVREPISSMPGQFRLTVDRLEAEVEEIVRLGIRAVLLFGLAERKDPEAREAWEENGLVPQAIRRIKAIAPELVVITDVCVCAYTDHGHCGIVRDGRVDNDATLALLARMALAHAAAGADLVAPSAMMDGQVRAIREALDEAGFVDVGIMAYSAKFASAFYGPFREAADSAPRFGDRRSYQMDPPNAREALREIERDIAQGADIIMVKPALAYLDVIRRARERFDHPLAAYNVSGEYSMVKAAAQMGWLDEERAMMEILIAIKRAGADRIITYFAKEAARRLRR, encoded by the coding sequence ATGGCGCAGGTGCTTTCTTCCATCCGGGTGGAGCCCATCGATCGCTTGCGACGGCTGCGCCGGACGGAGGGGCTGCGGGCGCTGGCCCGGGAGATCTCGCTGACGCCGGAGGACTTCATCTATCCCCTCTTCGTCCGACCCGGGCGGAACGTCCGAGAGCCCATCTCCTCGATGCCGGGCCAGTTCCGTCTCACCGTCGACCGCCTGGAGGCGGAGGTCGAGGAGATCGTCCGCCTGGGCATCCGCGCTGTGCTGCTCTTCGGGCTGGCGGAACGAAAGGATCCAGAGGCCCGGGAGGCCTGGGAGGAGAACGGCCTGGTGCCCCAGGCGATCCGGCGCATCAAGGCCATCGCCCCGGAGCTGGTGGTGATCACCGACGTCTGCGTGTGCGCCTACACCGACCACGGGCACTGCGGCATCGTGCGGGACGGCCGGGTGGATAACGACGCCACGCTGGCCCTGCTGGCCCGCATGGCCCTGGCCCATGCGGCGGCGGGGGCGGATCTGGTGGCCCCCAGCGCCATGATGGACGGCCAGGTCCGGGCGATCCGGGAGGCCCTCGACGAAGCCGGCTTCGTCGACGTGGGGATCATGGCCTACTCCGCGAAGTTCGCCTCCGCCTTCTACGGGCCGTTCCGCGAGGCAGCGGACTCGGCGCCGCGTTTCGGCGACCGGCGGAGCTACCAGATGGACCCGCCGAACGCCCGGGAGGCCCTGCGGGAGATCGAGCGGGATATCGCCCAGGGGGCGGACATCATCATGGTCAAGCCGGCCCTGGCGTATCTGGATGTGATCCGTCGGGCCCGGGAGCGCTTCGACCACCCCCTCGCGGCTTACAACGTGAGCGGGGAATACAGCATGGTGAAGGCGGCGGCGCAGATGGGCTGGCTGGACGAGGAGCGGGCGATGATGGAGATCCTCATCGCCATCAAACGGGCAGGGGCCGACCGGATCATCACCTACTTCGCGAAGGAGGCCGCCCGCCGGCTGCGCCGTTGA